The genomic stretch ATTGGGCTATGAAGCTTCATTAGTAAATCTTACATTGTTTTGTAAAGAGCGACGGTGACTCTTTAGAGCAACTCCATCCCATCCAATTGTCCTACCTATTAGGTGATTCAATCCCCCAAACGCAACAAAAGTTGCTCTTAGTTGGATACTTACTCCTTTATGTTGACAATGTAACACTCAAATGTAACAAAAATACTTCATCTATCCAAATTGTGATTTCTCAATTATCTATAATTTGACATGAAAGACTCAGGAGATTTGCATTACTTTAAATtgagtacattttttttttgaaaaaaaggaCTAATTGGTGGTTTTGTCATAGTAGTCTACTCTTCCAGTGGTCGGAAAGTTTCAAAAGGCATTTCAGAACCCCATGGCCACCATCGTAAGATTCACCAATATAGGCCTGAGATTTGTCCTTAATCACTGAGCCAcatcaatttttaaattaagtACATTGAGTACTGAATGTTTGTCCGgtaaaaactgaaatttcatTACCAAGACAAAAGCGACACTAAGTATAAAAACGTCACCccacaaacataaaaaaaaaaaaaaaaaaaaactaactagaATGAGGACGTGGCAGGCCGTCCTTGTTATGcaccaaaaaagaaagaggTCCGACGACCTAAGTAACTGCACTTATCTCCTGACTCTTACTTATAGCCATCATGGACAGCCTCTTGGACGCTCAATTAATCGTTTATTCAATCTAATTTAATGTGTATTTGGGGAACACTGACTTGTCAAGCCTCCAACATTTGTGCTTTCAATGTACAAATGGGTTTTGATGAGTTTGTGATAGGAGAGTGTTGATTAACTACTTAATTAAACTACTGATGATGTTGCTGTAGGCTGCAGCATATTATACAAACATAATTCGTTGCTGGCTCCACCTCATTACCATCCTTCATCAAAATCAATAGAGTCGACATAAAATGCAACTGGTTTGAattaaagtactaaaaaaatATCTGATTTAGAAAAACCAGCAAGCGGAAGATATTTATTTGAGGAGTTTTCACAAAGAGAGATTCGAGATTCTACTGTATAACCGGTTATTctatttttatatcttttatCACGTAATAAGAGAtatataattgttttatttttttaattaatttcttgaaaACGAATTTCCACAGTCCTTCAAACTCTCACCGTTAAGAATTCTGAATAGGTCAAGAACTTAAATGATACGTTGTCATCTCCGTAGGACCGCACTAGTTTTTGTTCATATCTATATATGCTTCCACCTCAACTTGATGGACTATTTCTTGGCAAATTCCTTTCACTAATGTCTTAATTAATACATAGACCAAGACTTTTGAATTGTTTTTAGTCTCTTATTGCCAACTTTTCATGTACGCGTTACATAATTTTCAGGTTTGAATGTTAGATGGGCGGCTTCCTCGAAATACTACTTGTGCTTTCAATTGCATTTCATTATTATGGCAttagaaacaaaacaaagaacatgATCTCAATAATCAAAAGACAAATGTTACGATAGGATCAAAATAAATTTCGCCTGTCGTTTATAAAATTGAGACTATTTTGccatttttattcttatttaacagaaattttcatgaaataaacaaaataattgatggtggacaaactcagagattaattctattgatttcaaatctcagagactaaAGCGAATAGTCATGTCAATTTCAAaagcttttataaaaaaatattgtactTAAAACGAGTTCGTCttatcaaatgaaaaataagaaaggCAAAAAtggtggaagaaaaaaaaataccaatgtTTCTGGGCCAACGATCTAGAAGcaataatttgtttatttttcttttctgttttggtAGTTAGGTAGAGACCCATAGTGATTGTATTCTTGGAATTATACCTACCAACTGTAACATTTATATTCAGATGCAAATGACTTAATCACACATAGACCAACGCGCAAACGTGTAAGCTGATGGAGCCATCACGGACGTTGATTATGAGGAATTTTTTCCGCCCTTTAAATTTGACCTTCTAGTGGAGTTGAAGTACATTTGGATCGTCCTACTTCTGGGCAAGAATAATAGACTAATGGGCGGATCtatgaaaatattatttggACATCAGTAAGAATAGCGTGTGCACTGTGCAAATTTTTTGGATGAAATAGCATGCAGATTGACATTTATTGAGTTTTGATAGGTCTGAGATCATGTACCAAGTCATATTGCATGGTTGTCGACATATTGCTAATAACTTTCGAGCGAGCATGTCGATTGATGTTAATAGTTTTTGAGCGAGCAAGCCAACAAACGTCAATATATGCCGGATGAGCCTATCGACAAATGTCCATAACAACGCATTCAAAGACATGAGGTTAGCAGCTACTTTGCCCAATGCTCATAGAGGCAATTCAATGAGCAGTTGGAGGGTAGCTTTCAAGAGCATCTTAGATTTTCAGAGGACAACACCCAATTCTTCTATGGAAGACTTTTGAGCTTTTGGGGTGGGGGGTTCAGCTAACTCATCTTGCCCCAAGGTGGATCCGCCGCTATGTCACCTAGAGGCAATGAAAAAATTGGGGGTGTTGTTTATTGTATTCGTATTAATCTGTTATTTTAATGGATTGTGTTATTTAAGTTAATTCCTTAAGTTATCGAACCGAAATATTGAAATCTAAAGTTAGTGATGGGGTTGTCGAAATGAGTTTGACACAAATTGATGGGGAGAGATACGAAAGATTatttaaacaatttaaacacaATATGTACTCCTAGGTGACACTAAACTAACTCGTTAGTTAACAGGTTAACTCATTAATTACAACCGAACTCAATAAGACTCAACCCAAATATTAAACTTTATGTGTCGTTTTATGCCATGTACAGTATTACAAAGTCTAAATGTCATCTCGTCTTCACTTTATTAAAAGAAgtgacaagttaaaaaaaaatctcataaaaCAATGATGTTAGAATTATTATGTTGTAAACAAATTCAACTCAAACATTGttatcacatgcattcatacgGTTAAGAAGAAATCAATTTAATTTGTCTGGGTGCCGACTTTAGCACGACAAGACTGAAAACTAACCAAAAGTATTCAAATCATTTGACACGAGTTTGCCAACTGTTATAACTCGTTGTGCATGTGAAGCAACCCACATATCATGGGTCGAGTTCATGGTCAAACACATATATGTAGAGGCCCAAACTTAAGATCGAAGCGAGCGTATGATGGGGAAATGACACCACCCTGCCTGTTGATGTCCCTTAACTCACCCTCGATATAATttgccacttaatactatagtctagtgatattcatcttcacttgtaactgaaagatcttagattcgattctcatcaaaggcaatttgaaccacatcattgctagcccattatgaagCTTAGCTAACTCCcccaccccttagtgtagatactatcatttgttaaaaaaaaaaaaaaactatgtacAATTTTTCTCCTCATACGCACTCCTGTTTAATCATATCCGTCATTTCTGTTCAATTTATTTAGGGTGGTGAGATCCACACatccatttttacttttcacacacttaTCTCAATTTCTGACCGTCGGATTaatttgaattgaagaagaCCAATGGATAAAAACTAACAAGAGTGTGCGGGAACTAAAAAGAtgagtgtgaatagcactaatCTTTATTTAATCCAATGCAAgattgaaacccaaaaaaaaaaaagaacaatggTATAAAGAACCCATTGACCAATATCCAACTACTCTACATTATGAAGGAAGGGAACAAGACCTTgtcaaaatatgaaacaaatttcctcagcagaaaaagaataaaactaAAAGTGAAGCCAATTGATTCTCTCTGCGCGCAAAAACACATCATTTGAGAAGGGTTCTGGTTAGATGCTCCCGTGCTGTTGCCCATGCTTGTGTTATGGTCTGCATTTTAGTAGAAGGCGACGGGATTAGATTAAGATACGAGTTTGCAAAATTTTGTGCTAGTTGGATTAGCGCTGCTTTGATATCTGAAAGATTGTAAAGTTCAAGATTTGATGATCTTGGATAGCAAGGTGTCAACATATCTTCTTCTTTAAGCAATGGCATGGGtgacaattaattaatttggttttcaacttAAGGCATCAAATGAGGAGCTTGTAGTACCTGCTCAGACAACGGTGCATCGGCATCCATGGTATGAGTTGCCACCTTTCCTGCAATAATGCTTGGATCTGTTTCGAGAATCATCCTGCCATATCAATTAACGGCGTAAATATacaatcaaaacacttaattgaCTGAAATACGATTGAGGATGAACCAAGCAGCACCCATTTTGAACGTCTTGGGGTGTTTCTGAACAAAATGCTCCACAAAGAGAGAAGAATATCAGGTACAGTTTATGGACATGGACTAGTGATTGTTATTATTTAGAATGAAGTGTACCACAATTAAAAGACTGTAGCAAAGGTTGTAGATATATAGGTGCATACACCCACATGCACGCACACAGACAATCTACTGTCACTTTGCCGTACTCATGATTCAAAGACTGACCAACTTTGCAGATATATAGGAGCATGGATGTAGAGTGAGAGAATTTAAGAAGCATAGCATACCCTCCATCAACAATCTCATCGAAACATAAAAGTATAAGATCCAGATTCTCTAGTGCCTCACGTTTGTCAACGTTGTTCCTACAAGAAGAAAATTGTAAGATTATACAGCAAAGGTATGGACAAATAATCATCAGAAAGGAAAAAGAtctaatataaaaatttaacgaCAAAGACTACCTCAAGAGAAGGGCAACTGCATCAAAAAATCCCTGGAGAACTGTGGCTAAAATCAGTTCATTTTCATCGTCACCTCCAGTCACAAAAAAGTGAAGGTCCTGCACGAACTTATATATAACAACATTGCTCTCAAACATCATTATCTCCGCtgcagtttaaaaaaaaatagcaaaacatGAACACTGCAACTGTGGTGATATAACATTGACTTTTACAGCACATTGATGAAGGTCTTTTTTCCTTGGACTCTTTCCGTGTTTACTTCAATCATGTTTAGCTGCATACCTTCTATCCGAGCATTTGTCTTCAGAGTCTTAGTGAACACAGATTTTTCAAAAGCCAACTTTGCACCATTTGTTGGCCAATCATCTGAGAAGTACTTGACGGCCACACGCTTTCCTTCAGAGTCCAGAAGAAGAATGTTCTTCACAGAAGGGCACGAGTCCTACATGAAATTAGAAAGTTTATTAACTGAACAGCACGTCCATTTACTTCCTACATGATGAATACTCAAACTCTTTCGAGTTCAGCCTTATGGAACGATGTAGTATCCGTCATAAGTTCACTTCGCCTCACATCAAGCTTTAATTCATCAACCTAAATAACTAGTCGGCTTGAGGAGGCAAACCTCAAGCTAATAACAACTGTATGTGGGGATCCATACTTCACAAATCACGCATAAAAATGCAGCATACACGCCCTGTCAGAAATCTATCGGGTCAAAACGAAGTGCTAAGCACCGGTGATTCTTCTCATTCTACAATCCTTACCAAATCTATAACAACACCATTGTATCCTCGCCGCCTCGGATCTTAATTAACCACATTAATCTTCTCAAATAAGAAATTAACCACATTAATCTTCTCAAATAAGGAATTAACCACATTAATCTTCTCAAATAAGAAATTAACCACAATATTCACAAACCCAATATAACAGCATTTCCAAACACATTCCCTATTGATTCTAAATCAGGTAAAGCAACAAATCACCCATAATCTTCACATTCTATAATTACTGAAACTTTTGCTGAGTTCATAAAGATCTAAAATTGGGGAAAGCCCAGAAACGcacagaaagaaaagaaaatgggcgCTTGATGCGACATTTAAAATCAAATAGAACGCGTATATGCTCGCAAACTGTTTGGTTCCTaagaaaatgggaaaaaaaGTGACCTTGAATACGGTGTAATCTCCAGATCACCACAAAACGATTCCCAATTAATTGTACCAAAAAATGGCTAAGTGTTGAGACAATTATATTTAATTGCATAGAATTCCAGACCTTTTTTCAGAATTTTACGGATCTTGTGTAACAATTGCACACACCCAGAAACGATCCTCATCGTAAACGGGAATCCTGGAAAATCAAGACAtcggagggagggagagagagagagagagagagacagacagacagacagagagaCTTACACGGTAGCTGAAGAGGCTTGCCATCGTTGATGGAGTGGGAAAAGCAGAGAGCGTTTAGCTTTACAGTTGCAGAGTTCTGTGTATACGAATTATTTTTGCCAACgttctatatttttttatataaattaactattgagaaatgattttcatttatcaaaacgataaattacatgagtatttatagggaagctaaaaaataacaaactaacagACTTAAGGAAATTACAAGTGGTAATTTTCCTGACTGATTTTTGACTGTTTGTTATTACTATTATGTTGAGTTACTTGGGTAACTTTCTCTTTACACCTCCTCAAGCTAAACGGAGAAGGTTGAAGTGATAGCTTGGATCTGAGAAGAAGAAATCTTTGCCTTGGAAAGGATTTGGTATGAATGTCAGCAAGTTGATCTTGACTGCATACAAATTGGACAGTCAGCAGCTTGGCAAGAACAAGCTCCCTTATGTAATGGTAATCGATTTCCACATGCTTGGTGTGAGCATGGAAAACATAGTTGGAAGCAAGGGTAATCCCTGAAACATTATCACACCAAATTTGAGGAAGAGAAGGCAGCTTGAAACCAATATATGTGAACAGTTTGCATATCCATGTCAATTCAGCAGCAGTATGTGCCAAGGACCTATATTCAGCTTCTGTGGATGAACGAGCAACAATATGTTGCTTCTTGGCACTCTAACTAATGATGGATGGTCCAAGAAAGATACAAAAACCCCCAGTCGAGCATCTATCCCATGAGCACCCCGCCCAATCAACATCAGAATATGCTTTGAGAGTGAGAGGAGTCGAGGTTTTAGGAAACCATAGGTCATAGCCAAGTGTACCCTTAAGATAGCGAAGTATTCTCTTTACTGCTTGAAAGTGGGGTTCTCTGGGAGAATGCATAAATTGgcagaccaagttaactgcaAAAGAGAGATCTGGACGAGTCCATGTAAGATACTGAAGGGCCCCAACAATAGACCTATATTCCTCTGGATTATCTAATAGAGAACCGGTGAGATCAAGCTTAGTAGAACCAAGAGGAGTTATGCAGGGCTTTGCTCCATCCATCTTAGTTCATTTGAGAAGATCCAAGATGTACTTGGATTGATGAATAAAGATCCCTGTAGAAGCTCGGGTAACTTCTAAACCAAGGAAAAAATGCAAATCACCCAAATCCTTAATTGGAAATTGAACACTAAGTTGAGAGATAACATTGGTGCAGGCAGTGGAAGAAGGTTCAGTGACAATAATGTTATCGACATAGTCCAAAACAATCACCAAGATAGGTTGTTGCAACACAAACAAGTTGTGATCAAATTGTGAAGCCTTAAATCCCATAGAGAATAGAGTAGAttgcaaattttcaaaccaagCCCGAGGAGCTTGTTTCAAGCCATAGAGGGATTTTTGCAAATGACAAACATATGAAGATTTGTCATGATCAATGAATCCTAGAGGCTGAGACATATATACATTTTCCTTTAAACAACCATGTAAGAATGCATTATTGACATCCACTTGATACAGAAACCAGTTAGATTGAACTGCAAGTGTGAGAAGAAGTCGAATGGTAACTGGTTTAGCCACTGGACTAAAGGTATCACTGTAATCAATACCCTCTTGCTTATTGTATCCCTTAGCTACTAACCGGGCTTTATAACGGTCCACAAACCTATTAGGGTTCCTTTTAATCCGGAAGACCCATTTGCACCCAACGAGATTGTAAGAAGGATCAGGGGGAACCAATGTCCATGTTCTTGTATTTTGCAGAGCATTAAACTCATCATGCATTGCAGCTCTCTAATGTGAATATTTGGATGCCTGGATATATGTAGTTGGAACAAACTCAGTGTTTTAGTTGGAAGGAAGAGGATGTTTGGTAGCAGTGAATGCCTAGGGCTTAAAAATTCTAGATTTTGACCTAGTTGGCATAGGATGAGTAGAGACAGGAAGGGTTGGAGGTGGAGATGTATGGATAGGAACAATATCAAGAACCGAGACATGGGCAGTTGCAGGAATTGATGCAGGTGTAGGCGCAGAAATTGATTTAGCTGCAGATTCAATAGTACTTGCAAATTATGTAGGTTGAAAAACAGGTGGAGATGCAGGTGATGGTGAATGTGGAATGGTAGAGTTAAGGTTGGATGAAGAATAAAGGTTGGTAAATGATTTTCATTTGTCAAAATGATAAGTTACAAGAGTATTTATAGGCAAGctaaaaaataacaaactaacagACTTAAGGAAATTACAAGTGGTAATTTTCCTAACTGACTTTTGACTGTTTGTTATTACTATTATGTTGAGTTACTTGAGTAACTTTCTCTTCATTAACTATGTACTTCTTGGAAAGAGATCCAAAtctcttcctcctaatccactaagggctggtttggtattgctgtgctttgaaaaaaaactgtttttgctaTGCTGTAagaataaactcatttttgccgcttcacgttttcagcttttttttcacccaaaactatgaaaataagctgtttttaagtgtttaccaaacacttttttgagctcaatttttttttatacccactttttataaaagcacctcaaCACCAAACCAGTACTAAGTCTAGGGATtcaggccattgaaatttgatctaacagctaaagttattataacttttaaagtgggcccTTGTTGGtaaccatttgatcaaatttcaacggcccggATTCCCGTACTTGGTAGATTAGGAGGAAAGGATCtgaagaggatccctttccgtaCTTATTTTCATTCGGGCAATTTCGTCATTTCATTTTTAAGTTTTGGAGTATGGATACCACATCAAATGACATGTCATTCGAGTTGCATATACCCAAATCTGTTCATGCTCAACTCGACTTTTAATCCGATTGAGCGAGTTATGATTAGGTAATACCCTCCAAAActtggatgaggatcctcttttgATCTTTTTTATGAGAATCTTAGAGATCCTCACATTttaaccgttcatcgtacaaCATGCGATTAGTTTTTCGtagatactatttatgtttaattttaaataaaaaattcaaaatgattgttgaccgcacgatgtatgataaacggTTAT from Pyrus communis chromosome 7, drPyrComm1.1, whole genome shotgun sequence encodes the following:
- the LOC137740341 gene encoding coatomer subunit zeta-2-like, coding for MASLFSYRDSCPSVKNILLLDSEGKRVAVKYFSDDWPTNGAKLAFEKSVFTKTLKTNARIEAEIMMFESNVVIYKFVQDLHFFVTGGDDENELILATVLQGFFDAVALLLRNNVDKREALENLDLILLCFDEIVDGGMILETDPSIIAGKVATHTMDADAPLSEQTITQAWATAREHLTRTLLK
- the LOC137740578 gene encoding uncharacterized mitochondrial protein AtMg00240-like, encoding MDGAKPCITPLGSTKLDLTGSLLDNPEEYRSIVGALQYLTWTRPDLSFAVNLVCQFMHSPREPHFQAVKRILRYLKGTLGYDLWFPKTSTPLTLKAYSDVDWAGCSWDRCSTGGFFKINLLTFIPNPFQGKDFFFSDPSYHFNLLRLA